A part of Streptococcus porcinus genomic DNA contains:
- the mltG gene encoding endolytic transglycosylase MltG: MTDIKDHGQQSQKEKSFKEHILAELEKANQIRKEKEEELLHQDLKAEEIKQKEREVAEARQKTVALYKDYQDEIARSSAPSETESHESLSPKWTSESLYKDSEKVFHSQRNDVSETIPFTPITILDQPEIGIGSDIMVESSKKGGSVRRSTNKRQHRDRVAKKISLVVISSIILIIALVALIGSIFIYNAINPIDKNDTKYVQVEIPAGSGNKLIGQVLEEKGLIKSGTVFNFYTKFKNFSNFQSGYYNLQKSMSLDEIAKSLQKGGTDKPTKPALGKVLIPEGYTIKQISKAITNNVNTKSRKDKTPFKSQEFLDTIQDDNFIKAMVKKYPRLLSNLPKKADAVYQLEGYLFPATYDYYKETDIKALIEEMLATTDATMAPYYSGIESSGKTVNEVLTLASLVEKEGSTDEDRRDIASVFYNRLQNGMALQSNIAILYAMNKLGDKTTLAEDAGIDTTIKSPYNVYTNTGLMPGPVDSPGLSAIDATVKPANTDYLYFVANVKTGEVFYAKTYEQHSANVEKYVNKQIQ; the protein is encoded by the coding sequence TTGACCGATATTAAAGATCATGGGCAACAGTCTCAGAAAGAAAAGAGCTTTAAAGAGCATATTTTAGCTGAGTTAGAAAAAGCCAATCAAATTCGCAAAGAAAAAGAAGAAGAACTTCTTCATCAAGACTTGAAAGCAGAAGAGATAAAACAAAAAGAGAGAGAAGTCGCTGAAGCAAGGCAAAAAACGGTTGCACTCTACAAAGATTACCAAGATGAAATAGCAAGATCGTCAGCTCCGTCAGAAACTGAGAGCCATGAATCTTTAAGCCCAAAATGGACATCGGAAAGTCTTTATAAGGACTCTGAAAAAGTATTTCATAGCCAAAGAAATGATGTTTCTGAAACCATTCCCTTTACGCCTATTACTATCCTTGACCAACCAGAGATTGGAATAGGGTCAGATATAATGGTAGAGTCTTCTAAAAAAGGAGGTTCTGTGAGAAGAAGCACTAATAAGCGCCAACATAGAGATCGTGTTGCCAAAAAGATATCATTAGTTGTCATTTCATCAATTATTTTGATTATCGCTTTAGTAGCCTTGATAGGTTCTATTTTTATCTATAACGCTATTAACCCAATTGATAAAAATGATACTAAGTATGTCCAAGTTGAAATTCCAGCTGGTTCAGGGAATAAGCTAATTGGGCAAGTCTTGGAAGAAAAAGGTCTAATTAAAAGTGGAACAGTTTTCAATTTTTATACTAAATTTAAAAACTTCTCAAATTTTCAAAGCGGTTACTACAACCTCCAAAAGAGTATGTCTTTAGATGAGATTGCTAAATCATTGCAAAAAGGTGGGACAGATAAACCAACTAAACCAGCTTTGGGTAAGGTACTTATCCCAGAAGGTTATACCATCAAGCAGATAAGTAAAGCAATAACTAATAATGTCAATACCAAATCAAGAAAAGACAAAACACCCTTTAAGTCACAAGAGTTTTTAGATACTATCCAAGATGACAATTTTATCAAAGCAATGGTTAAAAAGTACCCAAGGCTTTTATCTAACCTTCCTAAAAAAGCTGATGCAGTGTATCAATTAGAAGGCTATTTATTCCCAGCCACTTATGATTATTATAAGGAAACAGATATAAAAGCATTAATTGAAGAGATGTTAGCAACGACCGATGCCACAATGGCTCCTTATTATAGTGGAATAGAGTCAAGCGGTAAAACGGTAAATGAAGTTCTAACGCTTGCTTCATTAGTTGAAAAAGAAGGCTCAACGGATGAAGATCGTCGTGATATAGCAAGTGTCTTCTATAATCGCTTACAAAATGGTATGGCTTTGCAATCTAATATTGCTATTCTTTATGCCATGAACAAGTTGGGAGATAAAACAACTCTTGCTGAAGATGCGGGCATTGACACAACGATTAAATCCCCTTATAATGTTTATACCAATACTGGCCTCATGCCAGGCCCTGTAGATAGTCCAGGACTTTCTGCAATTGACGCAACGGTTAAACCTGCTAATACTGATTATTTATACTTTGTTGCCAATGTTAAAACAGGTGAAGTCTTCTACGCAAAAACCTATGAACAACATTCAGCAAATGTTGAAAAATATGTTAACAAGCAAATTCAGTAA
- a CDS encoding GNAT family N-acetyltransferase produces MLIRHVTEKDWPFIHAIESANFSPEEAASPEVIIARTQVNPDTFLVALLDHQIAGYIEGPVVAKAQLEDHLFHGSQKNPKTGGYIAVTSLSVAPKYQKQGVGTALIAALKDLVVAQKREGIVLTCHDYLISYYEMNGFKNTGLSASKHGGAIWYQMVWNV; encoded by the coding sequence ATGCTAATTAGACATGTTACAGAAAAAGACTGGCCATTTATTCATGCAATAGAAAGTGCCAATTTTTCACCTGAGGAAGCAGCATCTCCAGAGGTGATTATAGCTAGAACGCAAGTGAACCCCGATACTTTTTTAGTAGCCCTGCTTGATCATCAAATTGCTGGCTATATTGAAGGACCGGTTGTTGCAAAAGCTCAGTTAGAAGATCATCTATTTCACGGTAGTCAAAAAAATCCTAAAACAGGTGGTTATATTGCTGTTACAAGCCTCTCTGTGGCACCTAAGTACCAAAAACAAGGTGTGGGGACAGCTTTGATTGCTGCTCTTAAAGATTTGGTTGTAGCGCAAAAGCGTGAGGGAATTGTCTTAACTTGTCATGATTACTTGATTTCTTACTATGAGATGAATGGCTTCAAAAATACTGGTTTATCAGCTTCAAAGCATGGCGGGGCTATTTGGTATCAAATGGTTTGGAATGTCTGA
- the murC gene encoding UDP-N-acetylmuramate--L-alanine ligase: MSSKSYYFIGIKGSGMSALALMLHQMGHEVQGSDVEKYYFTQRGLEKAGIEIKPFSKDNISEGMEIIAGNAFREDNNEELAYAIAQNIPFKRYHEFLGEFMKQFISFGVAGAHGKTSTTGLLAHVLKNITNTSYLIGDGTGRGSANAQYFVFESDEYERHFMPYYPEYSIITNIDFDHPDYFTGIEDVFSAFNDYAKHVQKALFVYGEDEELKKITSSAPIYYYGFEEKNDFIAFDIIRTTNGSDFKVKHDNQVIGQFHVPAYGRHNILNATAVIANLYIAGVDMDLVAKHMVTFSGVKRRFTEKVINDTIIIDDFAHHPTEIVATIDAARQKYPSKEIVAIFQPHTFTRTIALLDDFAQALNEADSVYLAQIYGSAREIDKGEVKVEDLAARIVKPAEVVTVENVSPLLNHDNAVYVFMGAGDIQLYERSFEELLANLTHNNQ; encoded by the coding sequence ATGTCGTCAAAAAGCTATTATTTTATTGGTATCAAGGGATCGGGTATGAGTGCCTTAGCTCTCATGTTACATCAAATGGGACATGAGGTTCAAGGAAGTGATGTAGAAAAATACTATTTTACTCAACGTGGTCTAGAGAAAGCTGGAATTGAAATCAAACCATTTAGTAAAGATAATATTTCAGAGGGAATGGAAATTATCGCTGGTAATGCTTTCCGTGAAGATAACAATGAAGAACTAGCTTATGCGATTGCCCAAAATATTCCTTTTAAACGTTACCATGAGTTCTTGGGTGAATTTATGAAACAGTTTATTAGTTTTGGTGTCGCTGGAGCTCATGGGAAAACGTCGACAACTGGTCTCCTTGCTCATGTTTTAAAGAATATTACAAATACTTCTTATTTAATTGGTGATGGGACTGGTCGCGGCTCTGCAAATGCGCAATACTTTGTTTTTGAATCAGATGAATATGAGCGTCATTTTATGCCATATTATCCTGAATATTCAATCATCACTAATATTGATTTTGATCACCCGGATTATTTTACTGGGATAGAAGATGTGTTCTCAGCCTTTAATGATTATGCGAAACATGTTCAAAAAGCTCTATTTGTGTATGGTGAAGATGAGGAATTGAAAAAAATCACATCTTCTGCGCCTATATATTATTATGGATTTGAAGAAAAAAATGACTTTATAGCATTTGACATTATCCGTACAACGAATGGTTCTGACTTTAAAGTAAAACATGATAATCAGGTAATCGGTCAGTTTCATGTTCCAGCCTATGGTCGGCATAATATCTTGAATGCGACCGCAGTTATTGCAAACCTTTATATTGCTGGAGTTGATATGGACCTCGTGGCAAAACATATGGTGACTTTTTCTGGTGTTAAACGTCGTTTTACGGAAAAAGTGATTAACGATACCATTATTATTGATGACTTTGCCCATCATCCAACTGAAATTGTTGCAACTATTGATGCAGCTCGACAAAAGTACCCAAGTAAAGAAATTGTAGCCATCTTCCAACCTCATACCTTTACGCGGACAATTGCTTTGCTAGATGATTTTGCTCAAGCTCTAAATGAAGCTGATAGTGTTTATCTAGCTCAGATTTATGGCTCAGCCCGTGAAATTGATAAAGGTGAAGTTAAAGTTGAAGATTTAGCGGCTAGAATTGTCAAACCGGCAGAAGTCGTAACCGTGGAAAACGTGTCACCGTTGTTGAACCATGATAATGCTGTTTATGTTTTTATGGGAGCTGGTGATATTCAACTTTACGAACGTTCTTTTGAAGAGCTCTTAGCAAATCTAACTCATAATAATCAATAG
- a CDS encoding DEAD/DEAH box helicase translates to MVRLIPGRVRNQGIDLYDQGLVSINHEEDSLIEATVDGEKVTYGIDDSSVFCTCPFFQSKKYCQHLAALEYFLKNSEQGKVLSEKWHHQTESKEKRQKMTSFGSLFLDNLKMNEDDSLRFRLSASASPSPFSSDYWWSLKINRLPDDRSYVIRDIKGFLGLIQREGFYQIGKNYYEPLSLIQFDQASQELIQFLWRLAPSWDKSENAQIFPNHARHLFLPSGLFEEGLYLMTDLYDFTFEGPQQIYNHMYVKPLDASAGLFQFIVEVHRKFISLQINEKDMQFLFDNEYILYHDTFYHLSLKQRKIVGAIRSLPIQSDLAKHIHFDLDDQAKLAASLLDFQEIGQVKAPKSFQIRDFKAVFNFDLSGDNRIVSHLTFDFGNFQVTSKQECDQLPFASNYKKEEKLYRALNHYGFEGQFHSQKTIRNPQDLYSFFSEALPYFQKLGKVILSDEVQALKFSERPQVNITRNGGLLDISFDFSQVFEEDIDDALKALFNNDSYFISDQGKLVIFDEETQKISQSLQELRAKQVADGHLQVEGISALQLSQAFSEMDNVHFSQELEELVADLNDPERYHLPGLEIDAVVRDYQLLGIKWLSMLDKYGFGGILADDMGLGKTLQTIAFLSTKLAENTKVLILSPSSLLYNWQDEFQKFASHIDVVVSYGLKTKRDQAILEEHQVTITSYSSFRQDFELYQDTHYDYLILDEAQVIKNAQTKIAQKLRTFNVTNCFALSGTPIENKLLEIWSIFQIVLPGLLPSKKTFLKMEAQEVSRHIQPFVLRRKKEDVLPELPDLIEITYSNEMSDNQKAIYLAQLRQMQERIRNASDSDINRQKIEILSGITRLRQICDTPSLFMEYQGESGKLESLRTLLLQIKENGHRALIFSQFRGMLDIVEQELSSLDLNSYKITGSTPADERQEMTRAFNNGSKDVFLISLKAGGVGLNLTGADTVVLIDLWWNPAVEMQAISRAHRIGQEDNVEVYRLITRGTIEEKILALQESKKNLVTTVLDGNESRASMTVDEIKEILGLNR, encoded by the coding sequence ATGGTAAGACTAATTCCGGGTCGGGTTCGTAATCAAGGAATTGACCTTTATGATCAAGGACTGGTAAGTATTAATCATGAAGAAGATAGCTTGATAGAGGCTACTGTAGATGGGGAAAAAGTTACTTATGGTATTGATGACTCATCGGTTTTTTGTACATGTCCTTTTTTTCAATCCAAAAAATATTGTCAGCACTTGGCTGCCTTAGAGTATTTTTTGAAAAATAGTGAGCAAGGGAAAGTTCTTTCTGAAAAATGGCATCATCAAACGGAGTCTAAGGAAAAAAGACAGAAAATGACCTCCTTTGGTAGTCTTTTTTTAGATAATTTAAAAATGAATGAGGACGATAGTCTTAGATTTAGGCTTTCTGCTTCAGCTAGCCCTAGCCCTTTTTCATCGGATTACTGGTGGTCACTAAAAATTAATCGTCTGCCCGATGACAGGTCCTATGTGATTCGTGATATTAAAGGATTTTTAGGATTGATTCAACGAGAAGGTTTTTATCAGATTGGGAAAAATTACTATGAGCCTTTATCACTCATACAATTTGATCAAGCTAGTCAAGAGTTAATTCAGTTTTTATGGCGCTTAGCACCAAGTTGGGATAAGAGTGAAAATGCTCAAATCTTTCCTAATCATGCACGGCATCTCTTTTTGCCAAGTGGCCTTTTTGAAGAAGGTTTATACTTAATGACTGATTTATATGACTTTACTTTCGAAGGCCCACAGCAGATTTATAATCACATGTATGTCAAACCTTTAGATGCATCTGCGGGTTTATTTCAATTTATTGTTGAAGTTCATCGTAAATTTATTTCTCTCCAGATTAATGAGAAAGATATGCAGTTTTTATTTGATAATGAGTATATTTTATATCACGACACATTTTATCACTTAAGTTTAAAACAGCGGAAAATCGTCGGAGCTATTCGCAGTCTACCAATACAATCAGATTTAGCTAAACATATTCACTTTGATTTAGATGACCAAGCTAAGTTAGCTGCCAGCCTGTTAGATTTTCAAGAAATTGGTCAGGTAAAGGCACCAAAAAGTTTTCAGATTAGGGATTTCAAAGCTGTCTTTAATTTTGATTTGTCAGGTGACAATAGGATTGTTTCTCATCTTACCTTTGATTTTGGGAACTTCCAAGTGACCAGTAAGCAAGAATGTGATCAACTGCCCTTTGCTAGTAATTACAAAAAAGAAGAAAAGCTATATCGTGCTTTAAATCACTATGGCTTTGAAGGGCAATTCCATTCTCAAAAAACTATCCGTAATCCACAGGATCTTTATAGTTTTTTTTCAGAAGCACTGCCTTATTTTCAGAAATTAGGTAAGGTGATTTTATCAGATGAAGTCCAAGCTTTAAAATTTTCCGAGAGACCACAAGTTAACATTACAAGAAATGGTGGTCTATTAGATATCTCTTTTGATTTTTCTCAAGTTTTTGAAGAAGATATTGATGATGCCCTTAAGGCACTTTTTAATAACGATTCTTATTTTATTAGTGACCAAGGGAAGCTAGTGATTTTTGATGAGGAAACCCAAAAAATTAGTCAGTCTTTACAAGAATTAAGAGCTAAGCAAGTAGCAGATGGGCACCTTCAAGTAGAAGGAATATCAGCTTTACAACTATCTCAGGCTTTTTCTGAAATGGATAATGTGCATTTTTCACAAGAATTAGAAGAGTTAGTAGCAGATTTAAATGATCCAGAAAGGTATCATCTCCCTGGACTAGAGATAGATGCCGTTGTGCGAGATTATCAGTTATTGGGTATTAAATGGTTATCCATGTTAGACAAATATGGTTTTGGTGGTATTCTAGCTGATGATATGGGACTGGGGAAAACTCTACAGACTATTGCTTTTTTAAGCACAAAATTAGCCGAGAATACTAAAGTTTTAATTCTCTCACCGTCTAGCCTTTTGTATAATTGGCAAGATGAATTCCAAAAATTTGCCTCTCATATTGATGTGGTTGTTTCTTACGGTTTGAAAACAAAAAGAGATCAGGCCATTTTAGAGGAACACCAAGTTACTATTACTTCTTATTCCTCCTTTAGACAAGATTTTGAGCTCTACCAAGATACACATTATGATTACTTAATTTTAGATGAAGCACAAGTGATTAAAAATGCTCAAACCAAGATTGCTCAAAAGTTACGAACTTTTAATGTGACTAATTGTTTTGCTCTTTCTGGAACTCCAATTGAAAATAAACTGTTGGAAATATGGTCTATTTTCCAAATTGTTCTCCCAGGTTTATTGCCTTCTAAAAAAACCTTTCTTAAAATGGAAGCACAAGAAGTTTCACGTCATATTCAACCCTTTGTTTTAAGGCGTAAAAAAGAAGATGTCTTACCTGAATTACCCGATTTGATTGAAATAACCTACTCAAATGAAATGTCTGATAATCAGAAAGCTATTTATCTAGCTCAATTACGTCAAATGCAAGAACGTATCCGAAATGCTTCTGATTCCGATATTAATAGACAAAAAATTGAAATCCTATCTGGAATTACACGCTTGCGTCAAATTTGTGATACCCCCAGTCTCTTTATGGAGTATCAGGGAGAGAGTGGCAAATTAGAGAGTCTTAGAACACTTCTTTTACAAATCAAAGAGAATGGGCATCGAGCTCTGATTTTCTCTCAATTTCGTGGCATGTTAGATATTGTAGAGCAAGAACTTTCTTCTCTTGATTTAAACTCGTATAAAATCACTGGCTCAACTCCTGCTGATGAAAGACAAGAAATGACGCGTGCTTTTAATAATGGCTCTAAAGATGTCTTTTTGATTTCTCTTAAAGCTGGAGGTGTAGGTCTTAATTTAACCGGTGCAGATACGGTTGTCCTCATTGATTTATGGTGGAATCCAGCAGTAGAGATGCAAGCTATTAGCAGAGCTCATCGAATTGGTCAAGAAGATAATGTAGAAGTTTATCGTCTTATTACACGTGGAACAATTGAAGAAAAAATCCTAGCTTTACAAGAAAGTAAAAAAAATTTAGTAACAACTGTTCTTGATGGTAACGAAAGTAGAGCTAGCATGACTGTTGATGAGATAAAAGAGATTCTCGGTTTGAATCGATAA
- the der gene encoding ribosome biogenesis GTPase Der, which translates to MALPTVAIVGRPNVGKSTLFNRIAGERISIVEDVEGVTRDRIYTTGEWLNRKFSLIDTGGIDDVNAPFMEQIKHQAQIAMDEADVIVFVVSGKEGVTDADEYVAKMLYRTHKPVILAINKVDNPEMRNDIYDFYSLGLGDPYPLSSVHGIGTGDVLDAIVENLPVEEVEDNENIIRFSLIGRPNVGKSSLINAILGEDRVIASPVAGTTRDAIDTSFTDSDGQEFTMIDTAGMRKSGKIYENTEKYSVMRAMRAIDRSDVVLMVINAEEGIREYDKRIAGFAHEAGKGMIIVVNKWDTIAKDNHTVSKWEEDIRDQFQFLSYAPIIFVSALTKQRLNKLPELIKRISDSQSRRIPSAVLNDVIMDAIAINPTPTDKGKRLKIFYATQVSVKPPTFVIFVNEEELMHFSYLRFLENQIRAAFTFEGTPIHLIARKRK; encoded by the coding sequence ATGGCTTTACCTACAGTTGCCATTGTTGGACGCCCGAATGTTGGCAAGTCCACATTATTTAACCGAATTGCAGGGGAACGTATTTCCATCGTTGAAGATGTTGAAGGCGTAACACGTGATCGTATCTATACAACCGGAGAATGGTTGAACCGCAAATTTTCATTGATTGATACTGGTGGGATTGACGATGTCAATGCTCCTTTTATGGAACAAATTAAACATCAAGCTCAAATTGCAATGGATGAAGCGGATGTTATTGTATTTGTAGTCTCTGGTAAAGAAGGTGTTACTGATGCTGATGAGTATGTTGCTAAAATGCTCTATCGCACTCATAAACCAGTTATCTTAGCTATTAATAAAGTGGATAATCCAGAAATGCGTAATGATATTTATGATTTCTATTCACTTGGCTTGGGGGATCCTTATCCGCTCTCATCTGTTCATGGTATTGGTACTGGAGATGTCTTAGATGCCATTGTAGAGAATTTACCCGTCGAAGAAGTTGAAGATAATGAAAATATCATTCGATTTAGTTTGATTGGACGCCCTAACGTAGGAAAATCGAGTTTAATCAATGCTATTTTGGGGGAAGATCGTGTTATTGCAAGTCCAGTAGCAGGTACAACTAGAGATGCTATTGATACTAGCTTTACAGATAGTGATGGTCAAGAATTTACAATGATAGATACTGCAGGTATGCGTAAATCGGGTAAAATCTATGAAAATACAGAAAAATATTCTGTTATGCGTGCGATGCGTGCTATTGATCGTTCAGATGTTGTTTTAATGGTTATCAATGCTGAGGAAGGCATTCGAGAGTATGATAAGCGAATTGCTGGCTTTGCTCATGAAGCTGGTAAGGGGATGATTATTGTCGTTAATAAATGGGATACCATTGCAAAGGATAACCATACTGTTTCCAAATGGGAAGAGGATATTCGTGATCAATTCCAATTTTTAAGCTATGCTCCAATTATTTTTGTCTCTGCCTTGACTAAGCAACGCTTAAATAAATTACCAGAATTAATTAAGCGTATCAGTGATTCACAAAGTCGTCGTATTCCTTCAGCGGTTCTTAATGATGTTATTATGGATGCTATTGCAATTAATCCAACGCCGACAGATAAAGGGAAGCGCCTTAAAATCTTCTATGCGACACAGGTTTCGGTAAAACCTCCAACTTTTGTCATTTTTGTTAATGAGGAAGAGTTGATGCACTTTTCTTATCTACGTTTCTTAGAAAATCAAATCCGTGCGGCTTTTACTTTTGAGGGAACACCGATTCATCTGATTGCGCGTAAGCGTAAGTAA
- the dnaI gene encoding primosomal protein DnaI, with product MEKIGNTMEKLGKLNRVDSDQLIQRILEDPEVAAFITSQGLNQDEITLSLSKFNQFLLERQKYQTGDLSYVAKGYAPILVMNEGYADVSYQETKELVEAKKKAAISDRINLVNLPKSYRNINMTDIDVNNASRMQALSKILDFVEQYPNASQKGLYLYGDMGIGKSYFMAAMARELSERKGVSTTLLHFPTFTIDVKNAISSGSVKDEIDAIKSVPVLILDDIGAEQATSWIRDEVLQVILQYRMLEELPTFFTSNYSLTDLEQKWAKIKGNDETWQAKRVMERVRYLAQEFHLEGANRR from the coding sequence ATGGAAAAAATTGGAAATACTATGGAAAAATTAGGAAAGCTTAATCGTGTAGATTCTGACCAATTAATTCAAAGGATTTTAGAAGATCCAGAAGTTGCAGCTTTTATTACTTCTCAAGGTCTTAATCAAGATGAAATCACTCTAAGTTTATCCAAATTTAATCAATTTTTACTTGAGCGTCAAAAGTACCAAACAGGTGATCTTTCATATGTTGCCAAAGGCTACGCGCCAATATTGGTTATGAACGAAGGTTATGCAGATGTTTCTTATCAAGAAACAAAAGAATTGGTTGAAGCTAAGAAAAAAGCTGCCATTTCAGATCGTATTAATTTGGTCAATTTACCTAAATCTTACCGTAATATTAACATGACAGATATTGACGTCAACAATGCTAGTCGTATGCAGGCTCTATCTAAGATTCTTGATTTTGTTGAGCAATATCCTAATGCTAGTCAAAAAGGTTTATACCTATATGGTGATATGGGCATTGGAAAATCTTATTTTATGGCAGCTATGGCTAGAGAATTATCAGAACGTAAGGGCGTCTCAACAACTTTGCTTCATTTTCCGACTTTTACCATTGATGTTAAAAATGCCATTTCATCAGGTTCTGTAAAAGATGAAATTGATGCTATAAAAAGTGTTCCAGTACTGATTTTAGATGATATAGGGGCAGAACAAGCCACCTCTTGGATACGTGATGAAGTGTTGCAAGTAATCTTGCAATATCGTATGTTAGAGGAGTTGCCAACTTTTTTCACTTCTAATTATAGCCTGACTGATTTAGAGCAGAAATGGGCGAAGATTAAGGGAAATGATGAAACTTGGCAGGCTAAGCGTGTAATGGAAAGGGTTCGCTACTTGGCGCAAGAATTCCATCTTGAAGGCGCTAATCGCCGTTAA
- a CDS encoding replication initiation and membrane attachment family protein: MKPIDTYYYLKRNKVSYNANSLIQLYYPIIGSDALVVYQYLTHFFDDGKREHKYSEILNHLQFGMSRLEEALVVLTALDLVVLYQEVNHYLIKLQPALELEDFLVNPIYKRLLEQKIGELALADLEVTIPNQARDISKKFSDVFGKAPADLDVTLKSKKKKISFDLDSFQQLMSRDGLQFANENEDVVRLYSIAEEYKMTWFDTYQLAKATAVNGKIAPNRMIAQKKQMLTQPSKSEEFTQAELVIIREAKKDKAQLFLEKIKKVKRATVTEDEKNLLIRLAQMDFLDEVINIMVLYTFNKTNSANLQKNYLLKVANDFSYQGVANAEEAIIKMRAFEDRKGKPTTAKTKSSKTNVPQWSNPDYQETTSAEEQEQLDKFKAEALKRLEKLKKGGE; the protein is encoded by the coding sequence ATGAAACCTATTGATACTTACTATTATCTGAAACGGAATAAGGTTTCTTATAATGCCAACAGTTTAATTCAGCTTTATTATCCCATTATTGGTAGTGATGCTTTAGTGGTTTATCAGTATCTAACACATTTTTTTGATGATGGGAAACGTGAACATAAATATAGCGAAATTCTCAATCATTTGCAATTTGGAATGTCACGTTTAGAAGAAGCTTTGGTTGTCCTCACAGCACTTGACTTAGTAGTTTTGTACCAAGAGGTCAACCACTATCTTATTAAATTACAACCAGCTTTAGAGTTAGAAGATTTTTTGGTTAATCCAATTTATAAACGCTTACTAGAACAGAAAATTGGAGAGTTAGCTCTAGCTGATTTGGAAGTTACCATTCCAAATCAAGCTAGAGATATTTCAAAAAAATTTTCAGATGTTTTTGGAAAAGCACCGGCAGATCTTGATGTAACTCTGAAATCTAAGAAAAAGAAGATATCTTTTGATTTAGATAGTTTTCAACAATTGATGTCTCGTGATGGACTGCAGTTTGCTAATGAAAATGAAGATGTTGTAAGACTTTATAGTATCGCCGAAGAATATAAAATGACGTGGTTTGATACCTATCAGCTAGCCAAAGCAACAGCTGTGAATGGGAAAATCGCACCAAATCGGATGATTGCTCAGAAAAAACAAATGCTAACCCAACCGTCAAAATCAGAAGAGTTTACTCAGGCAGAACTCGTTATTATTCGTGAAGCAAAGAAAGATAAAGCTCAGTTATTTTTAGAAAAAATAAAAAAAGTTAAAAGAGCAACGGTGACTGAGGATGAAAAAAATCTTCTTATAAGATTAGCTCAAATGGATTTTTTGGATGAAGTTATTAATATCATGGTTTTATATACTTTTAATAAAACTAATTCCGCTAATCTTCAGAAAAATTATTTGTTGAAAGTCGCCAACGATTTTTCGTACCAAGGAGTGGCAAATGCTGAAGAGGCTATCATAAAGATGCGTGCATTTGAAGATCGTAAAGGCAAACCAACTACTGCCAAAACAAAAAGTTCTAAAACAAATGTTCCTCAATGGAGTAATCCAGATTATCAAGAAACGACAAGTGCTGAAGAGCAAGAGCAACTTGATAAATTCAAAGCAGAGGCCTTAAAACGCTTAGAAAAATTGAAAAAAGGTGGTGAGTAG
- the nrdR gene encoding transcriptional regulator NrdR translates to MRCPKCNYNKSSVIDSRQAEDGNTIRRRRECEKCHTRFTTFERLEELPLLVIKKDGTREQFSRDKILNGVVQSAQKRPVSSTDIENLISRIEQKVRADYENEVSSTSIGNLVMEELAELDEITYVRFASVYKSFKDVDEIEALLQQITSRVRGKKKSNVTDETY, encoded by the coding sequence GTGCGTTGTCCAAAGTGTAATTATAATAAATCCAGTGTTATCGATAGCCGACAAGCTGAAGACGGTAATACGATTAGACGTCGAAGAGAGTGTGAAAAATGTCATACACGTTTTACTACTTTTGAGCGCTTAGAAGAACTCCCACTTTTAGTCATTAAAAAAGACGGGACAAGAGAGCAATTTTCTCGCGATAAAATCCTAAATGGTGTGGTTCAAAGTGCTCAAAAACGCCCAGTTTCAAGTACTGATATCGAAAATTTGATTTCTAGAATTGAACAAAAAGTTAGAGCTGATTATGAGAACGAAGTGTCAAGTACCTCTATTGGTAATTTGGTGATGGAAGAATTAGCTGAACTAGATGAAATTACTTACGTTCGTTTTGCCAGTGTCTATAAAAGCTTTAAAGATGTTGATGAGATTGAAGCGCTGCTGCAACAAATCACATCCCGTGTTCGTGGGAAGAAAAAGAGTAATGTAACAGATGAAACCTATTGA